One genomic window of Polynucleobacter sp. HIN11 includes the following:
- a CDS encoding TolC family protein, whose product MKRFPLITLIGLAGWIVSSQVLSQSNQQPTSNQGSVTVTPANNALPKTLSPQDLLRLEAPPQTAIPIPPISSNLTDPQNRKALDGRTLDLLTLYQEAAFNDPVINSARFNLAARKELYWQGLSVLLPQVSANPTATRFFQHGEGNNRVYDQRSYTLTLTQPVFNLSGVQLFKQGELNSKISDLQFYQAQQDLVIRVSQAYFDVLTAQDNVELFKSKKELIRQQLQAAKAKFEIGSATIVDANDAQARFDVANAQEIAAHADLVVKRGVLEQLIGHPVKHIKPMAKDVSIAGVVADPRARNKDIKGVPIAESVSPKLPPGQALEDWITQSENANYGVLAGQLSVQLAESVYKGSLAANYPSVNFVGTAGFNQSNGSALNFNPLPTQNIYNNTLALQMTLPIVSGGFNMSVIRQNAALFDKSKADYDNLRRTAAQATRQAFTGFYGGLATVRALEAAEKSSATAVESSKLGYNVGTLINIDVLIALDTLFTTRASLYKARYDTIMNALRLKAQAANLSDEDLIAINALLR is encoded by the coding sequence ATGAAACGGTTCCCATTAATTACCCTCATTGGACTGGCTGGATGGATAGTATCTAGCCAGGTACTTTCACAATCGAATCAGCAGCCAACCTCTAATCAAGGCTCCGTCACCGTAACACCGGCAAATAATGCATTACCCAAGACCTTAAGTCCTCAAGACCTTCTAAGGCTCGAAGCACCACCACAAACAGCTATTCCAATCCCACCGATTTCATCGAACCTAACGGATCCCCAAAACCGTAAGGCGCTCGATGGCCGTACTTTGGATCTCCTTACCCTGTATCAAGAGGCTGCATTTAATGATCCAGTGATTAATAGTGCACGCTTTAATTTAGCAGCCCGAAAAGAGCTCTACTGGCAGGGGTTATCCGTATTGCTACCACAGGTTTCAGCTAATCCAACTGCTACTCGGTTTTTCCAGCACGGAGAGGGCAATAACCGAGTTTATGATCAGCGTAGCTATACCCTTACGCTAACCCAACCGGTCTTTAACTTAAGTGGGGTGCAGCTATTTAAACAAGGAGAGCTTAATAGCAAAATCTCTGATCTTCAGTTTTATCAAGCTCAGCAAGATTTGGTCATTCGAGTATCGCAAGCCTACTTTGATGTATTAACAGCTCAAGACAATGTTGAGCTTTTCAAGAGCAAAAAAGAGTTAATCCGTCAACAACTTCAGGCTGCAAAAGCCAAGTTTGAGATTGGCTCGGCTACGATCGTCGATGCCAATGATGCCCAGGCACGCTTTGATGTCGCAAATGCTCAAGAGATTGCTGCACATGCAGACCTAGTCGTTAAACGCGGAGTTCTCGAACAGCTGATTGGCCACCCGGTCAAGCACATTAAACCAATGGCAAAGGATGTTTCGATTGCTGGGGTGGTGGCTGATCCAAGGGCCCGCAATAAGGATATCAAAGGAGTACCAATTGCAGAAAGTGTCAGCCCCAAACTACCCCCAGGCCAAGCATTGGAGGACTGGATTACCCAATCCGAAAACGCCAACTATGGAGTGCTGGCTGGTCAACTCAGTGTGCAATTAGCCGAGAGTGTATATAAAGGCTCTCTCGCCGCAAACTATCCAAGCGTTAACTTTGTTGGGACTGCGGGTTTTAATCAATCGAATGGTTCTGCTCTGAACTTTAACCCACTCCCAACACAAAATATTTATAACAACACGTTAGCGTTACAAATGACACTACCTATCGTGTCGGGCGGATTTAATATGTCCGTCATCCGCCAAAACGCAGCGCTTTTTGATAAGTCGAAGGCAGATTACGACAATCTACGACGTACCGCTGCCCAGGCAACCCGCCAAGCCTTTACTGGATTCTATGGTGGCTTAGCTACAGTCAGGGCATTAGAAGCGGCTGAGAAATCCTCGGCTACCGCAGTGGAATCCAGTAAGTTAGGTTACAACGTTGGCACCCTCATTAACATCGATGTCTTAATTGCCTTAGATACGCTCTTCACCACACGCGCCTCACTCTACAAAGCCCGCTATGACACGATTATGAACGCATTGCGCTTGAAAGCTCAGGCCGCTAATTTATCCGATGAGGATTTGATTGCAATTAATGCATTACTGCGCTAG
- a CDS encoding undecaprenyl-diphosphate phosphatase has product MEPLLLFKALILGVVEGLTEFLPISSTGHLILVGDLLNFNDERGKAFEIIIQFGAILAVCWEYRERLFKVTNTFFSSKQSQKFVLHVVIACIPAMGLGLIFGKFIKTHLFSPVPVASAFIAGAFVIFWAEYRQTKASTIRKIDSIDQLTALDALKVGLAQCAALVPGTSRSGATIIGGMLFGLPRAVATEFSFFLAIPVIGGATAYELLKIANSPQVFGFADFAPTLLVGFVAAFISAFICVRWLIHYVAHHNFIPFAWYRIIFGVLVLVTSYTGLVAWSN; this is encoded by the coding sequence ATGGAACCATTACTTTTATTCAAAGCTCTCATTCTCGGGGTTGTTGAGGGCTTAACCGAGTTTTTACCTATTTCGAGTACTGGGCATTTAATCTTGGTGGGGGATCTCTTAAATTTTAATGATGAGCGTGGTAAGGCTTTTGAAATCATCATTCAGTTCGGTGCCATTTTGGCGGTGTGCTGGGAGTACCGTGAGCGCTTATTCAAGGTGACCAATACCTTTTTTTCTAGTAAACAATCACAAAAGTTTGTTTTGCATGTGGTGATTGCCTGTATCCCGGCCATGGGGCTTGGTCTGATTTTTGGTAAGTTCATTAAGACTCATCTGTTTTCACCAGTCCCTGTGGCAAGCGCATTCATTGCGGGGGCCTTTGTGATCTTCTGGGCGGAGTATCGCCAAACTAAAGCATCAACCATAAGGAAAATCGATAGCATTGATCAGTTGACTGCACTCGATGCTTTAAAGGTTGGACTGGCACAATGCGCGGCTCTGGTACCAGGCACCTCACGTTCAGGAGCAACAATTATTGGTGGGATGCTCTTTGGATTGCCGCGAGCCGTTGCAACTGAATTCTCCTTCTTTTTAGCAATCCCGGTCATTGGTGGGGCAACTGCGTATGAGTTACTCAAGATTGCAAACTCGCCCCAAGTATTTGGTTTTGCTGATTTTGCGCCTACCCTTTTAGTTGGTTTTGTCGCAGCCTTTATCTCAGCATTCATTTGTGTGCGCTGGCTGATTCATTATGTTGCGCATCACAACTTTATCCCCTTTGCTTGGTATCGTATTATTTTTGGCGTTTTAGTTTTGGTGACCTCGTACACCGGTCTTGTCGCTTGGTCTAATTGA
- a CDS encoding DUF2721 domain-containing protein, with amino-acid sequence MNLSIDAIQANIQLALAPVFLLTAVATLVAAITARLARNVDRMRFIQNQLYGDQQLSQKLKTHYEKEIDEFKTRGRLCTLAIFFDVLAGVLISLTVLELFLVQTGAGKLVNVGYVLITFVAGLVSFVVSLTLILVEVIFAYRSTSWDMPAQELSQKPKRP; translated from the coding sequence ATGAACCTTTCAATTGATGCTATACAGGCCAATATTCAGCTGGCCTTAGCACCTGTCTTTCTCCTAACAGCCGTCGCTACCTTAGTTGCTGCGATCACAGCGAGGCTGGCTCGTAATGTAGATCGGATGCGTTTTATCCAGAACCAGCTATATGGCGATCAGCAGCTTAGTCAAAAGCTGAAGACGCATTATGAGAAAGAAATTGATGAGTTCAAGACCAGAGGAAGGTTATGCACTCTGGCCATTTTTTTTGATGTCTTGGCGGGTGTTTTAATTTCTCTGACGGTTCTTGAGCTATTTTTAGTGCAAACCGGTGCAGGAAAATTGGTCAACGTAGGTTATGTTTTGATCACATTTGTTGCAGGCTTAGTCTCATTTGTGGTTTCTCTAACGCTGATCTTGGTTGAGGTTATATTTGCCTATCGCTCGACAAGTTGGGATATGCCTGCGCAAGAACTATCTCAAAAGCCTAAAAGGCCCTAG
- a CDS encoding UDP-glucuronic acid decarboxylase family protein yields the protein MSINQSKILITGGAGFLGSHLTERLLREGNDVLVVDNFFTGNKQNLAHLMGNPNLEIMRHDVTFPLYVEVNQIYNLACPASPVHYQYDPVQTTKTSVHGAINMLGLAKRTRARILQASTSEVYGDPEVHPQPEGYWGRVNPIGIRSCYDEGKRCAETLFFDYFRQHQTDIKVVRIFNTYGPRMHPNDGRVVSNFIVQALQGKDITIYGDGSQTRSFCYVDDLIDAMVRMMNSEKGFTGPVNIGNPGEFTMLELAEMVLKLSGSKSKIIHQPLPSDDPKQRQPNIDLAKAKLGWEPKVSLEDGLKETIAYFRVLLK from the coding sequence ATGTCAATCAATCAAAGCAAAATCCTCATCACTGGCGGCGCAGGCTTTTTAGGCTCTCATCTGACTGAGCGTTTACTACGTGAGGGTAATGATGTTTTGGTAGTGGATAACTTTTTTACCGGCAACAAACAGAACCTTGCGCACTTGATGGGTAACCCTAATTTGGAGATCATGCGCCATGATGTGACCTTTCCTTTGTATGTCGAGGTCAATCAGATCTATAACTTGGCGTGTCCCGCCTCTCCAGTGCATTACCAATACGATCCCGTGCAAACGACTAAAACCAGTGTGCACGGTGCGATTAATATGCTAGGTCTCGCTAAGCGGACGCGTGCCCGAATTTTGCAAGCCTCTACGAGTGAGGTCTATGGTGATCCAGAGGTGCATCCTCAACCCGAGGGCTATTGGGGTAGGGTGAATCCGATTGGCATTCGGTCCTGTTATGACGAGGGTAAGCGCTGTGCTGAAACCCTATTTTTTGACTACTTTCGCCAACACCAAACCGATATCAAAGTGGTCCGTATCTTCAACACCTATGGACCAAGGATGCATCCTAATGATGGCCGGGTCGTGAGTAACTTTATCGTACAGGCCTTGCAAGGTAAAGACATCACGATTTATGGAGACGGTTCTCAGACCCGAAGTTTTTGCTATGTCGATGACCTAATCGACGCCATGGTCAGAATGATGAACTCAGAGAAGGGTTTTACTGGCCCCGTTAATATTGGCAACCCCGGAGAGTTCACCATGCTCGAGCTTGCCGAGATGGTTCTCAAGCTTTCTGGCAGTAAATCCAAGATTATTCATCAACCATTGCCATCGGATGATCCGAAGCAGCGTCAGCCCAATATTGATTTAGCTAAAGCCAAATTAGGGTGGGAGCCCAAGGTATCCCTTGAGGATGGCCTGAAAGAAACGATTGCTTATTTTCGAGTTCTATTGAAATAA
- the trmB gene encoding tRNA (guanosine(46)-N7)-methyltransferase TrmB, with translation MDKFLPSNHPHRKIRSFVRRAGRTTSAQEHAIATLGGQFLLPFQDALFDWSVFGPSYQNALRIVEIGFGMGESTAQIAQARPNDIFLGLEVHEPGVGALLKRIGELDLHNLRLISHDAVEILERMIAPNSLDGVHIFFPDPWHKTRHHKRRLIQKEFVELLVSRLKPNGYLHLATDWQHYAEQMLLVLNHHPLLRNQSTQKVRLGAILGIDQDQTIGGIDWTAEQLQGMHEGFVDKPSYRPQTKFENRGLKLGHGVWDLLYRKRET, from the coding sequence ATGGATAAATTCCTGCCATCAAATCATCCTCATAGAAAAATTCGCTCCTTTGTTCGTAGAGCAGGACGCACTACAAGTGCCCAAGAGCATGCGATCGCAACTTTAGGTGGTCAATTTTTACTACCGTTTCAAGATGCATTATTTGATTGGTCAGTATTTGGTCCGTCGTATCAGAATGCTCTGCGCATTGTCGAGATCGGCTTTGGCATGGGTGAGTCCACCGCTCAGATTGCGCAAGCTCGTCCCAACGATATATTTTTAGGTCTTGAAGTTCATGAGCCCGGGGTTGGCGCACTTCTTAAACGCATTGGTGAGTTGGATCTTCACAATCTTCGCTTAATTTCCCATGATGCTGTTGAGATACTCGAGCGGATGATTGCACCCAATTCTTTGGATGGGGTTCACATTTTCTTTCCAGATCCATGGCATAAAACGCGTCATCATAAACGTCGCTTAATTCAAAAAGAATTTGTAGAACTACTCGTTTCCCGATTGAAGCCTAATGGCTATCTTCACCTGGCAACGGATTGGCAGCATTACGCGGAGCAAATGCTCTTAGTTCTCAATCACCATCCTCTGTTACGAAATCAATCCACTCAAAAAGTTCGCTTAGGAGCCATTCTCGGCATCGATCAGGATCAAACTATTGGTGGTATTGATTGGACGGCGGAGCAGTTACAGGGGATGCATGAGGGTTTTGTCGATAAGCCCTCGTATCGCCCGCAGACCAAATTTGAGAATCGTGGTCTCAAATTAGGCCACGGGGTTTGGGATTTGCTCTATCGTAAGCGTGAGACTTAA
- a CDS encoding NAD-dependent succinate-semialdehyde dehydrogenase translates to MNAPNSTIDIRKLLKNPSLFHEDAFINGQWVKASGNARFAVSNPANGAIIAEVANLNVSDAQEAISAAELALNAWKGKLAKERAQVMRKWFELILANADDLATLMTLEQGKPLAEAKGEVVYGASFVEWFAEEAKRVMGAIPATTWSDKRTIVLKQAIGVCVAITPWNFPIAMITRKIAPAMAAGCTIVIKPAEQTPLSALAIAELANQAGVPQGVINIVTADAEQSIAVGKVLCESPTVRHLSFTGSTEVGRILMAQCAPTIKKLSLELGGHAPFIVFDDADIDAAVSGAMSSKYRNAGQTCVCANRFYVHKKVHDAFVEKLALATKAIKIGNGLEQGVSQGPLIDQAAIEKVERHVADAISKGARLVIGGKRASLGGTFYEPTVLTNVTNSMLITHEETFGPVAPVIPFENDDEVIRLANSSQFGLASYFYSRDIGRVWKVAEALEFGMVGVNTGLISNEVAPFGGVKQSGLGREGSSWGVDEYLEMKYVCMGL, encoded by the coding sequence ATGAACGCCCCCAATTCAACGATTGATATCCGCAAACTCCTCAAAAACCCCAGTCTTTTTCATGAAGATGCTTTTATCAACGGCCAGTGGGTGAAAGCGTCAGGGAACGCTCGATTTGCCGTTTCCAATCCCGCCAATGGCGCAATTATTGCTGAGGTTGCCAATTTGAACGTCTCCGATGCCCAAGAAGCGATCTCTGCTGCCGAGCTAGCTCTCAATGCCTGGAAGGGGAAGCTGGCCAAAGAGCGTGCCCAGGTCATGCGCAAGTGGTTTGAGTTAATTTTGGCGAATGCGGATGATCTCGCCACCCTCATGACACTTGAACAAGGCAAACCCCTTGCCGAAGCTAAGGGGGAAGTGGTCTACGGCGCCTCCTTTGTGGAATGGTTTGCCGAAGAAGCCAAACGAGTCATGGGCGCCATTCCAGCAACCACTTGGAGTGATAAGCGCACCATTGTTTTAAAGCAAGCCATTGGGGTCTGTGTTGCCATTACCCCATGGAACTTTCCGATTGCCATGATTACTCGCAAAATCGCTCCGGCAATGGCAGCCGGATGTACTATCGTGATTAAGCCTGCAGAACAAACGCCGCTGTCAGCGCTCGCAATTGCGGAACTAGCGAATCAAGCAGGGGTCCCGCAAGGGGTCATTAATATCGTGACCGCCGATGCTGAGCAATCCATTGCGGTTGGTAAGGTCCTCTGCGAATCCCCAACCGTTCGCCATTTATCCTTTACCGGCTCTACAGAGGTGGGTCGTATTCTTATGGCGCAATGTGCTCCAACGATCAAGAAGCTCTCCTTAGAGCTTGGTGGTCATGCGCCTTTCATTGTGTTTGACGATGCCGATATTGATGCTGCCGTATCGGGCGCAATGAGCTCCAAATACCGAAATGCCGGGCAAACTTGTGTTTGCGCCAACCGGTTTTATGTACATAAAAAAGTGCACGATGCGTTTGTAGAAAAGTTAGCCCTTGCAACCAAAGCAATCAAAATTGGAAACGGTCTAGAGCAAGGCGTTTCTCAAGGGCCTCTCATCGACCAAGCGGCCATTGAAAAGGTGGAGCGACATGTAGCGGATGCAATTAGCAAAGGGGCGCGACTTGTAATTGGCGGTAAACGTGCAAGTTTGGGTGGAACGTTTTATGAACCAACGGTTCTTACCAATGTAACCAATAGCATGCTCATTACCCATGAAGAAACCTTTGGTCCAGTTGCACCGGTCATACCATTTGAGAATGATGATGAAGTGATTCGACTGGCCAATAGCAGTCAATTTGGTCTAGCGTCTTACTTTTACAGTCGGGATATTGGTCGGGTTTGGAAGGTCGCTGAAGCGCTCGAATTTGGCATGGTGGGAGTCAATACCGGACTGATCTCAAATGAGGTAGCCCCATTTGGGGGAGTCAAGCAATCTGGCTTAGGCCGCGAGGGTAGCTCTTGGGGAGTCGACGAGTACCTTGAAATGAAATACGTATGCATGGGGCTTTAA
- a CDS encoding lytic transglycosylase domain-containing protein, with the protein MKPFNLPKTIGIEQHLASASLARLIQRLFAFMVAAILAVWLLGPRTGAGIFDLAHYLVPAEARALILGADSAEILTADESSNQLKFWSSNPQSIPSIAGPASQIPGHLVDLSAIDRSILRSENERRAVAEHLAKKFRISLEDTLFYVNQAMMVSKEVNLDPTLILAVMATESSLNPRAESRAGAQGLMQVRTHVHQEKFEPYGGPLAAFIPEANIRVGALILKACIARAGSLEDGLKSYLGAPNAASGIGTYTHKVFTEREELRNVARRLGGNV; encoded by the coding sequence ATGAAACCATTTAATTTGCCAAAGACAATTGGGATTGAACAGCACTTGGCCTCTGCATCCTTAGCTAGGCTCATACAACGCCTTTTTGCATTTATGGTTGCCGCTATTCTTGCTGTTTGGTTGCTTGGCCCCCGCACCGGTGCTGGAATATTTGATCTTGCCCACTACTTAGTTCCTGCAGAGGCCCGTGCACTGATTCTTGGGGCGGATAGCGCTGAAATCTTAACGGCTGATGAGTCGTCTAATCAGCTCAAATTTTGGAGCTCAAATCCTCAGAGCATCCCTTCTATTGCGGGACCCGCATCGCAAATCCCAGGACATTTGGTCGACTTAAGTGCAATTGATCGCTCTATATTGCGATCTGAGAATGAGCGTCGCGCGGTGGCGGAGCATTTAGCTAAAAAGTTTCGGATTTCTTTAGAAGACACTCTTTTCTATGTCAATCAAGCCATGATGGTGAGTAAAGAGGTCAACTTAGACCCCACCCTCATCTTGGCGGTGATGGCGACGGAATCTAGCCTAAACCCGCGCGCTGAGAGCCGTGCGGGTGCACAAGGATTAATGCAGGTTCGAACCCATGTCCATCAAGAGAAATTTGAGCCCTATGGCGGCCCCTTAGCGGCCTTTATCCCTGAGGCAAACATTCGGGTGGGGGCTCTGATTTTGAAGGCTTGTATCGCTCGCGCTGGATCGCTTGAGGATGGTTTAAAGAGTTATTTGGGCGCCCCCAATGCAGCTAGCGGGATTGGTACCTATACCCATAAGGTATTCACAGAGCGCGAAGAGTTGCGTAACGTTGCGCGCCGCTTAGGCGGTAACGTTTAA
- the nusB gene encoding transcription antitermination factor NusB — translation MTAGSTQNPKRSLTPRRRAREYALQGIYQYLVIQKAGELSDAPLTISAITKQLGEDPAFKKCQGDLFSSIFKGVVGQHQELDALIIPELDRPLAELSPVEHAAMLIGTYELAADLSVPYKVAINEAVELAKTFGGTDGHKYVNGVLDQLAQKLRQAEIAAD, via the coding sequence ATGACGGCTGGATCGACCCAAAACCCAAAGCGCTCGCTCACGCCGCGAAGGCGTGCCCGCGAGTATGCCTTGCAGGGCATCTATCAGTATTTGGTGATTCAAAAGGCGGGCGAGCTAAGCGATGCCCCCTTAACAATCAGTGCGATCACAAAACAACTTGGCGAAGATCCGGCATTTAAAAAATGTCAGGGTGATTTATTTTCCAGCATCTTCAAGGGGGTGGTCGGCCAGCACCAAGAACTTGATGCACTCATTATTCCGGAGTTGGATCGACCCTTGGCTGAACTATCACCAGTAGAGCATGCTGCCATGCTGATCGGTACCTATGAGTTAGCTGCTGATCTATCGGTACCCTACAAGGTTGCAATTAATGAAGCTGTGGAGTTAGCAAAAACCTTTGGTGGCACCGATGGCCATAAATACGTCAATGGGGTTTTGGATCAGCTTGCCCAAAAACTGCGGCAAGCTGAAATCGCAGCAGATTAA
- the ribH gene encoding 6,7-dimethyl-8-ribityllumazine synthase: MNDIDVFEADLNGQDLRVAIVQARFNEEHCKALSEACITELLNLGVAHQDIQLVTVPGALEIGFALSQLAKTHEFDAMIALGAVIRGETYHFELVSNESASAITRISLDHDIPIANGVLTCDTDDQAFARTLEKGRDCARAAVEMANLALAINPDLDIESA; the protein is encoded by the coding sequence ATGAACGACATCGATGTCTTTGAGGCTGACTTAAATGGTCAAGACCTAAGGGTGGCAATTGTGCAAGCTCGTTTTAATGAAGAGCACTGCAAAGCGCTATCGGAAGCCTGCATTACTGAGTTACTCAATTTAGGTGTTGCTCATCAAGACATTCAACTTGTTACAGTACCTGGTGCCTTAGAGATTGGCTTTGCCCTCTCCCAACTTGCGAAGACCCACGAGTTTGATGCCATGATTGCCCTGGGCGCTGTGATTCGGGGAGAAACCTACCACTTTGAATTAGTCTCTAATGAATCTGCGAGCGCCATTACTCGCATTAGTTTGGATCACGACATTCCGATTGCCAATGGGGTGCTAACGTGCGATACCGATGATCAAGCATTTGCACGCACCCTTGAAAAGGGTCGTGATTGTGCCCGCGCCGCGGTTGAAATGGCTAATCTCGCCCTAGCAATCAATCCTGATCTCGATATTGAGTCAGCGTAA
- the ribBA gene encoding bifunctional 3,4-dihydroxy-2-butanone-4-phosphate synthase/GTP cyclohydrolase II, whose amino-acid sequence MPNSLLPAISPVHEIVADLRAGKMIILVDEEDRENEGDLVLAADHVSAEAINFMAKHGRGLICLTLTKERCQQLNLPLMVRDNGTALGTNFTVSIEAASGVTTGISAADRARTIQAAVAPNAKPADLVQPGHVFPLMAQPGGVLIRSGHTEAGCDLASLAGCSPTAVICEIMKDDGSMARLPDLIEFAKEHQLKIGTIADLIQYRSQTESIVLREGVREFASPWGRFTGVVYRDTPSNCLHLALVQGDPQSAEESIVRVHEPVTVLDLLDIDQSTHSWPLSKALQVITNSPCGVAVLLNAAGVAAPNELKWLSQFEKLTQLDQGSNHKTSKPPGQSGTERKTDFRSYGIGAQILKDLGVRKMRLLANSSRVPSLSGYQLEIIDHIPYTPISS is encoded by the coding sequence ATGCCAAACTCACTATTACCAGCCATTAGCCCCGTTCATGAGATCGTGGCCGACCTTCGTGCTGGCAAGATGATCATCTTGGTTGATGAAGAAGACCGTGAAAATGAAGGTGATTTAGTTCTTGCCGCTGATCACGTCAGTGCTGAGGCCATTAACTTCATGGCCAAGCATGGTCGCGGTCTCATTTGCCTCACCCTCACGAAAGAGCGTTGCCAGCAATTAAACCTGCCTCTGATGGTTCGAGACAATGGCACTGCCCTAGGTACAAACTTCACGGTTTCGATTGAAGCCGCCAGTGGCGTAACGACTGGGATCTCAGCAGCTGATCGAGCACGCACCATCCAGGCCGCAGTTGCCCCAAATGCCAAACCAGCCGACTTGGTTCAGCCAGGTCACGTCTTTCCTTTAATGGCTCAACCTGGAGGTGTCTTAATTCGCTCTGGCCACACGGAAGCCGGTTGTGATTTAGCAAGTCTTGCTGGTTGCTCGCCCACTGCCGTGATTTGCGAAATTATGAAAGACGATGGCAGTATGGCACGCTTGCCCGATCTCATCGAATTTGCTAAAGAGCATCAACTCAAGATTGGAACGATTGCGGATCTGATTCAGTATCGCAGTCAAACAGAGAGTATTGTGTTGCGCGAAGGCGTGCGCGAGTTTGCCAGCCCTTGGGGTCGATTTACGGGTGTAGTGTATCGAGATACGCCGAGTAACTGCTTACACCTTGCACTGGTTCAAGGAGACCCGCAGTCTGCTGAAGAATCGATTGTGCGGGTTCATGAACCGGTTACTGTTTTGGATCTTTTGGATATTGATCAATCCACGCATTCCTGGCCTTTAAGTAAAGCCCTACAAGTGATCACCAATTCACCCTGCGGCGTTGCTGTTTTACTTAATGCTGCAGGAGTTGCTGCTCCCAACGAGCTCAAATGGCTCTCACAGTTTGAGAAGTTAACTCAATTGGACCAAGGTTCCAATCACAAAACTTCAAAACCACCCGGTCAATCCGGTACGGAGCGAAAAACCGATTTCCGTAGTTACGGAATTGGGGCACAAATACTTAAAGACTTGGGTGTGCGCAAAATGCGTTTACTAGCCAACTCCTCTAGAGTACCGAGTTTGTCTGGCTATCAGTTAGAAATTATTGATCACATCCCCTACACACCAATCTCATCTTGA